CGACGACCAAGGTCCGGCCGGGGGTTGCGACGGCTGCCTGCATGGCGTCCTCTCCTCTGTGCCAGATCGTCCGGCTTGTCGACAAGTATTGATCACGCTGAGTCCTGCTCTGAGCGCTGATATTGCATCGAAGGCTGATTTCATCGGCGCTGGCGAGATGTTTCAGAGTCGTAAACATTGCCGTTGATGACGCGACTTGTCGATGTGTGACCCGCCCGGGCCGGTATGGTGGCGATCGGACGGGGCTGTCGATGACAGTCCCGTCCTGCCATTTCCCCTCACCACACTTGGAGTGCACCGTGTCCTCGAGCGCGCAAAGGCTGGCCGGCATCACCGTCTGGGACGGCGAGTCCGACCGTGGGGCCTCGGCGATCGCCTGGGACGGCGACCGGATCACCGAACTCGGTCCCGCCGAGCAGACGCACAGCGAGTTCAGCGTCATCCCGGGCCTCATCGACACGCACGTGCACCTCGACTCCTCCGCCGTCCCGGGTTCGGGCGACTGGATGACCTGGCCGCTGATCACGCCCGTGTCCGAGCGGGCGTTGCACGTGGTGGCGCATGCCCGGCGGGCGGCCGCCGCGGGCGTCACGACGTTGCGCGACCTGTCCGGGAGCGAGGCGCAGCTCTCAGCCGCTCGCGCGTTCGACGCAGGTCTCATCCCGGGTCCCCGCGTCCTGGTGAACGGTGCGGTGGGGATGACCGCCGGGCACGGCGACCTCTTCACTCCGCCGCACTACCCGCACCGCGGCCCGGTGGCGGATTCTCCCGACGAATGCCGCAAGCTCGTGCGGGAGTGGGCGCGCTCCGGCGCGGACGGCATCAAGATCTTCACGAGCGGCGGCGTCCTCTCGATCGGCGACAAGGTGGGATGGCGCAACCAGACCAACGCCGAGATCGCCGCCACGGTCGACGAGGCGCACGCCCTCGGCATGCTCGTGGCCGCGCACAGTCACTCCGCGGAGGGCATCGACATCGCCCTGGAGTTCGGCGTCGACTCCATCGAGCACGGCACCGGGATCCAGGAGCGCCACCTCGAGATCCTCCTCGAGCGGAACATCCCGGTCGCCCCGACCCTGCTCATCAACGACGCGATCGCCGACCGCCGCATCCCGGTCAGCGACGACGCGGCCGAGAAGGGCCGCGCGGTCGTGACCGAGCGGGACGCGAACTTCGTGGGCGCCGCCGCAGCCGGTGTGCGGTTCGTGCTCGGCACCGACGCGAACGGCGTGTTCGTGCGCTTCGGCGACCAGCTCGAGGAGGTGCGCCTGATGAAGCGGTCCTTCGGCTGGACCTCCGAGCGCGCCCTCCGCTCCGCGACGTCCGACGCCGCCGACGCGATCCGGCTGACCGGCAAGGTCGGCCGGCTCACGCCCGGGCACGGCGCGGATCTCGTCGTCGTGCGGGGCCGGCCGTGGGAGGACATCGACCAGCTCACCGCCGAGAACATCGTGGCCGTCGTCGCCCGCGGGCAGGTCATCGCCGGCGCGCTGCCCGTCTGAGTTTCCCCCCAGCACCCCCGCACCACCCTCACCTCAAGGAGTTCACGTGACCCGCACACTTGGCCGCAGCGCTAGGCGCGCAGCCGTTCCGCTGACGGCGGCTCTCGCCGTCGTCTCCCTCGCCGGCTGCGCCTCCGGCGCCGAGTCGGCGGCGACGCCCGGGGCGGACGTCGCTCAGGACATCGTCTTCGCGCTGAAGGAGGACGTGGTCTGCCTCGACCCGCAGCAGACCTCCGTCACCACGTCGCTCAACGTCGGTCGTCAGCTCACCGACTCCCTGCTCGACCAGGACCCGGACACCGGCGAGATCGTGCCGTGGCTCGCTGAGAGCTGGGACGTCGCCGACGACCTCACCTCGTACTCGTTCACGCTGCAGGACGGCGTGACCTTCAGCGACGGCACCCCGCTCACCTCGGAGGTCGTCGCCGCGAACTTCGACGCCATCATCGAGATGGGCGCGGCTGCATCCCTCGCCAACGGCTACCTGGCCGGCTACGCGGGCACCGAGGTCACCAGCGACAGCGAATTCACGGTGCTCTTCGCCGAGCCCAACGTCCAGTTCCTGCAGGGCGCGACCACGATGTCGCTCGGCCTCCTCTCGGCCGAGACCGTCGCGGGCGCAGCGGAGGACCGCTGCCAGTCGCTCGTCGGCACCGGGCCGTTCGTGCTCGAGTCCTACGTCCCGAACGACGCCGTGACCATCGTCAAGCGCGACGGCTACGACTGGGCCTCCGAGCTGCGCGGCCACCAGGGCGAGGCCTACCTCGACACGGTCACGTTCCCGATCATCGCCGAGGCGAGCGTCCGCACCGGCGGGCTGCAGTCCGGCGAGTACGACGTCATCCAGGACGTGCCGTACATCGACGAGGCCCGCTTCGCCGGCGACGACTACATCCTGTACGCGAAGGCGAACCCGGGTGTCCCCAACTCCTTCGTCGTGAACACCACGAAGGGCGTGCTCGGAGACGAGGCCGTGCGCCAGGCGATCAGCAAGAGCCTGGACCGCGACGAGATCAACGTCATCACCGGTTCCGTGAGCGGCAAGGCCCCGGCCGGTGTGCTCACCTCCTCCACCCCGGGATACCTGGACCTCGGCGACACGCTCGCCTTCGACCCCGAGGGTGCGGCCGACCTGCTGGAGGGCGCGGGCTGGACGCTCGGCTCCGACGGCATCTACGAGAAGGACGGGCAGAAGCTGACCGTCACCGTCACCGCGTTCTACGCCCAGGACGTCCTGGAAGCAGCGCAGATCCAGCTGAAGAACGCCGGCATCGACCTGCAGATCAAGATGGTCGCGGCCGGTGACTTCTTCGGCGCCGTCGCCAGCGGCGACTACGAGCTGCTGGGCGCGGGTCTCACCCGCACCGACCCGGACGCGTTGCGCACGCTGCTGTCCGTGGACTCCGCAGCCCGCTGGGGCATCGTGGACGACCCCGAGCTCGAGGCCCTCCTGCAGGAGCAGGCGCAGACCGCGGATGTCGCGGAGCGTCAGAAGCTCGTCGACCAGATCCAGGAGATCGTGGGTGAGCGCGCATACGTGATGCCGACGCTGGAGACCGTGCAGTTGCACGGATCGCGCGCGGGTGTCGAAGGCATCACCTTCGACTCGGCCGCTCGCGTGCACCTCTACGACGCGATGGTCACCTCCGACTGATGTCGACGCAGCGCGTGGATCCCGCACGGACGCGATCGACCCTGATGTCGGTCGCCCGGTTCCTTCTCCCGAAGATCGCCCAGTGCATCTTCGTGGTGTGGGCGACCTACACGGTCGCGTTCCTGCTGATCCACGCGCTGCCCGGTGACCCGGTGCTGGCCGCGCTGTCGCTCAAGGGCGGTGACGCGACCAGCACCGACCCCGCCCAGCTCGAGGCGCTGCGTGCCCGGTACGGCATGTCCGGGCCGCTCTGGGAGCAGTACATCTCGAACTTCCTCGCGCTGTTCCGCGGCGACCTCGGCACCTCCATCGCCACCGGGCAGCCGGTCACCGACATGGTCGGCCGGGCGTTCCCCCTCACCGCGGCCGTCGCGGTCTTCGCCCTCGTCGTCGGATTCGTCTCCGCTCTGGCGTTCACCGTCTGGGCCTACGTCGCCCGGCCGGCGTGGGTGCGCAACGTCGTCACCCAGATCCCGCCGCTCGGCATCGCCATCCCCGCCTTCCTCAGCGGGATCGTGCTGATCAGCGTCTTCGCCTTCGGGCTCGGCTGGTTCCCGGCATCCGGCACGAACGGCTTCGTCAGCGTCGTGCTCCCCGGCATCACCCTGGCCCTGCCCACCGGCGCCATCTTCTTCCAGGTCTTCTCCGCCGCCGTCTTCGACGCCGGCGCGAGCCCGTTCGTGTTCACCGCGAACGCCAAGGGCCTCGCCCAGCGCACGGTCGTCGTCCGCCACGTGCTGCGCAACGCCCTGCTCCCCTCCATCACGATCATCGGACTGCAGATCGGCTATCTGGCCGGTGGCACCGCCGTCGTCGAGACCGTCTTCTCCCGGGACGGGATCGGCCGGCTCACCGTCGACGCCGTCCTCGCCCGCGACGTCAACGTCGTGATGGGCGTCGTCATCGTCGTGGCCACCGTCTACGCGGTCGTCACCCTCATCGTCGACGCGCTGTACGGCGTGATCGATCCCCGTACGAGAACCCGCCTGACCGGCCGGAAGGCGGTGTCCGCGTGAGCATCCTGCGCAAACCCGGCCTGATGCTGTCGATCCTGATGCTCGCGCTGACGGTGGTGGCGATGATCGTGCCGCAGCTGATCGCCCCGTACGACCCCTACGACTCGGTGGGGTCGATGCGACTCGCTCCGCCGAGCCTCGAGCACCTCTTCGGCACCGACCACCTCGCCCGGGACGTCTTCTCCCGGGTCGTCTACGGCGCCCAGCTCTCCGTCACCGCCGCGGGTCTCGCCGTGGTCGGCGGGGTCATCGTGGGATCGATCGTCGGACTCGTGTGCGGCTACCTCGGCGGGACCGTGGACTTCATCGCGATGCGCTTCGTCGATGTGCTCATCGCCATCCCCGGCATCCTGCTCGCCCTCATCGTCGTCGCCTCCCTCGGTTTCGGGCCGTTCTCGATCGCCCTCGGTGTCGGCCTCGGCACGGCGGGTTCCTTCGCCCGCATGATGCGCTCGGCGGTGCTGCGCGTGCGCAGCGAGGAGTACGTGGAGGCCGCGCGCACGCTCGGCGCCCGCGGGCCGGCGATCCTCGTCCGGCACGTCCTGCCGAACGCCGCACGGCCCATCGTCGCGATGGCGGCGCTCGAGCTGGCCGTCGCCATCCTCTCGGTCTCGGCACTGAGCTTCCTCGGGTTCGGCGCACAGCCGCCCGCGCCGGAATGGGGTTCGCTGGTCTCGGCCGGACGCGACTTCGTCGCGACCGCGCCCTGGCTCAGCATCCTCCCCGGTGTGGTGATCCTCGCGGTCGTCCTGTCCGTGAACCGCGTCTCACGATTCTTCGGAGGTGACCGATGACCGCTCTGCTGCGCGTCAGCGACCTGCGGGTCGACTACGGGTCCGGCCGCCGGGCGAACCCGGCCGTCCGTGGCGTCTCCCTCGAGGTCGCGCCGGGCGAGATCGTCGCCGTCGTGGGTGAGTCCGGCTCCGGCAAGAGCACGATCGCCCACGCCCTCGTGCGCCTGCTCCCGGGCGAGGCCCACATCCGGGGCGGATCCATCGTCTTCGACGGCACCGATCTGATGAAGGCGTCGACCGCGACTCTGCGCCGCATCCGGGGCGGCCGCATCGGGTTCGTGCCGCAGGACCCGTCCCACAGCCTCAACCCGCTGATGCGGGTCGGCGAGCAGGTCGCCGAGACTCTCCGCCGGCACCGCCGGCTGTCCCGCGCGGACGCGGCGGCCCGGGCCGTCGAGATCCTGCGCGAGGTCGGCATCCCGGATCCCGAGCGGCGCGCGAGCCAGTACCCGCACGAACTCTCCGGCGGACTCCGGCAGCGGGTGCTGATCGGCATCGCCTGGGCGTGCGAACCGGCGCTGGTCATCGCGGACGAACCCACCAGCGCGCTCGACGCCACGGTGCAGCGCCACGTGCTGGACCGGATGCAGGCGCTCGCCCGGGCGCACGGCACCGCCGTTCTGCTCGTCACGCACGATCTCGCGGTGGCCGCGGATCGCGCCGACCGCATCATCGTGGTGGAGAAGGGCGAGATCGTGGAGGCGGGAGCTGCGCGCGACGTGCTGTCGGCGCCGCAGAACGGCTACACGCGTCGGCTCGTCGCGGCGGCGCCGGGGCTCAACAGTGAGCGGCTCCAGTCGCGGCTGAACGTGGTCGACCGGATGCAGCCGAGCTCGCCCGAACCGCTCGTCGTCGTCTCCGGCCTGACCAAGACCTACGGTTCGTCCCGCTCCGGCGGGGGTGCTCCCGCGGTGGACCGGGCGGAGTTCTCGATCGCCCGCGGCTCGACCTTCTCGCTGGTGGGCGAGTCCGGTTCCGGCAAGAGCACCACCGCGCGCATGGTGGCGCGCATCATCGGGGCGGACGAGGGCAGCATCGTCTTCGACGGGGCCGACATCACGACGCTCTCCGGTGAGCCGCTGCGGCAGCTCCGTCGCCGCATCCAGGTCGTGTACCAGAACCCGTTCGGGTCCCTCGATCCGCGGATGACGGTCGAGCGCCTCGTCGCCGAGCCCCTGCGAGCGTTCGGGGTCGGGACGGCGAAGGAGCGTTCCGCGACCGTGCGGGAGCTGCTCGGTCAGGTGCGGTTGAACGCGGACCTGCTGGGTCGGCGTCCCGCTCAGCTGTCCGGCGGGCAGCGGCAGCGGGTCGCGATCGCCCGGGCGCTGGCGCTGCGTCCGGAACTCGTCGTGCTGGATGAGCCGGTGTCCGCGCTGGACGTGTCCGTGCAAGAGCAGGTGCTGCGTCTGCTCGTCGAGCTCCAGGCCGAGTTCGGGCTGACGTACCTGTTCATCTCGCACGACCTCGGGGTCATCCGGCAGATCTCGGACCGGATCGCGGTGATGAAGGACGGTCGCATCGTCGAGCAGGCGGACGCCGAGCGCATCTTCGCCGACGCCGAGCACCCCTATACGCGCGAACTGATCGGCGCCATCCCCGGCCGCCTGGCCTGACACCCGGCGGGGGTCCGGCGTGACGCCCGGCGGGGACCGTCGTACCTGCGGGTCCGTCGTGCCCGCGGGCCCGTCGTGAGGTCGGGCCCCGTCGTGCCCGCGGGCCCGTCGTGAGGTCGGGCCGGTCGGTGGAACCACGGCGGCCCCTCGCCGGTAAGGCGCGGCGTCCGGGGTGCGCCTGTCCCGGTGCCCGGGTCGCGCGGTACCCGTGTGCGGGCGGCTCGGGCCGCGCAGGTCCCGGTCAGGCGCGCACAACTCCTGCAGAATGACCGGTTCCCGTCCTGCTGAGCCCCGGGCTTCCGGTTCTGCAGGAGTTGTGCTCGAAACCGGTCCGGCGGCGCTGCCCCGGCAGGAGTCGGAACAGCCAGGACGACGGACGGGCCGCCTTGGATCGGTGGCTTCGTCCGGGCCCGGAGTGGGGTTTGGCCTGCCCGCCGTGGCACAACTCCTGCAGAATGACCGGTTCCCGTCCTGCTGAGCCCCCGGGCTTCCGGTTCTGCCGGACTTCTGTTGCCGATCCGGCCCGGACCCCCGGTGCCGCCGGCTCCGCCCACGGTTGCGCACAACTCCTGCAGAGTGGTGGTCGGCGCCCGGTGGTGTCGGTACTCCACCCGTTCCGCCGGAGTTGTGCTCGAAACCGGTGTGGCGGCGCTGCCGCAGCAGGGGTCGAGCGACAGGCGGGGATGCTGGGCGGGGCCCCCGTGGGACGCGGCCCTCCCTCGGGGCTGGGTTTACTCACGGCCTACCCGCCGGGCGCACAACTCCTGCAGGTGGCTGAGGCCTTGGCCCGTCAGGCGGGGTCGCTCCTGGTTTTGCAGGAGTTGTGCGGGCGAGCGGGGACGGACGTGGCGGCGGGCCGGGAGCCCCTCACCCCGGGTTGCCGCGGCCCGACGCTCAGCGCACCGCGTCCCGCGCTCAGCGCACCGCGGCCGGACGCTCAGCGCACCGCGTCCCGCGCCGGGCCTCAGCCCGGGGTGCCAGCCCGAGGATCAGGACGCGGGATGCAGCGCCGCCAGCACGCGGCGGACGATGAGCTCGCTCTGGACCACCACATGGTCGATGATCCGCTCGCCCTTCTCGGCGGTGGCGGGGCGGGGATCCCCGAAGACGCCGCTGGGCGAGAGCGGGGCGAGCGCCATCTGCCGGAGTCCGAAGTCCGCGGGCAGTTCCGGATACGCCGGCTGCATCCGGTCCCTGTGCACCAGCTCGGGCGCGACCGCCAGGATCATGGAGGTCTCGATCTCGTCCGCGTGGCACAGTCCCGGCGCCGCCCACGGGGAGTCCTTGACCTCGTCGCCGATCTCGACGAGCCCCGGGTAATCCAGAACCAGGACGGGCATCCCGTCGCGCGCCGCGGACTGCTCCGCCGCACGTTGCAGGGGCAGCCGATTGCCGAAGTCGCCGTTGACGATCACCAGCAGCGCGTAGCCCGCGCGCTCCAGGGATGCGGCGACGTCGGCGGCGAAGGCCGTCACGGTGTCCGCGCTGATCGACACCGTGCCCGGCAGGGCGTCGTTGCTCCAGGTGTTCCCGAAGGGGAGCGCCGGCAGCAGGACGGCGTCGAGTCGCTCCGCGAGCCGGCGGGCGACCGCGTCAGCCTGCAGGGTGTCGGTGGAGAGGGGCAGGTGTGGGCCGTGCTGTTCCAGCGCGCCGACCGGCAGCACGGCGATCGCCGGATGGCTCTCGAGGTGTGCGGCGACGTCGGTCCAGGATGCTCGGGACAGTTCCAGCATCACGAACGCAGGGTGTCCACGACCTGGCGCAGGTGGTCGGCGGAGTGGCGGAGCTGATCGAACTCCTGCTCGCTGAACGACGTCCCTGCCACGGGAACGGCCCCGGATGCGCTGACGATCGAGGGCACGGAGAGGGCGACGCCGTCGATGCCGTGGTAATCGTGCAGCACGGTCGATACCGGCAGCACGGCGTGCTCGTCGTGGAGGACGGCCTCGACGATACGGGCGCTGGACAGGCCGATCGCGTAGTTGGTGGCACCCTTGCCCTGGATGACCTTGTAGGCCGCGTCGCGCACGTTGACGGCGATGTCGTCGAGTTCCTCCGTGGTCATCGGCGGCTGTCCGGGCGTCTCCCAGTCGAGGATCGGGACCGTGCCGATGGTGGCGGCGGACCACAGCGGGAACTCGGTGTCGCCGTGCTCACCGACGATGTAGGCGTGCACGCTGGAGGAGGACACCCCGGCCCGACGGGCGAGCTGCCACCGCAGCCTGGAGGTGTCCAGCACGGTTCCGGATGCGAAGATGCGCTCGGGCGGGAGCCCGGTCGCCTCCTGCGCGAGCACGGTGAGCACGTCGCAGGGGTTGGTGACGATGACGTAGATCGCGTTCGGCGCGACCTCGAGGAGCTGCGGCATCATCGTCTTCAGGATGCCGGCGTTGACCCCGGCGAGTTCGATCCTGCTCTGGCCGGGATTCTGCTTAGCGCCGGCGGTGATGACGACGACGTGCGAGCCCTCCGCGACGGACACGTCGCTGCCGCCGATGATGTCGCTGGAACCGGTGAACTGGGTGCCGTGCGCGAGGTCGAGAACTTCGGCCTCCACCTTCGTCGTGGCGATGTCGTAGAGGGCCACATGGCGGGCGGAGCCTCGGATGAGGGCGGCGTAGGCGACGCTGGAGCCGACGCTGCCCGCGCCGACGACGGTGAGCTTGGAGTTCTCGATCGCGGTCATGTGTTCAGTGTGGCAGCGCAGGTCGAGCCTGTGTAGACCACCGGCGGAGCGTGGCACGCAGCCGTGCCTCGCACCCGGGCGGAATGACACGCCGGCGTGCCGACCCGGACGCGGAGGGGCGGATGCGGACGACCGCGGTTCGCCCGCGGAGCCTCCCGAGCCCCGCGGGGCCCGGGAGGCGTTCCGGATCAGCGGGCGTCGGCCCAGGACCAGATGTCGTCGCCGCGCAGCGTCGCGTCCGCGCCGCCGTCGTCGTAGATGACCTGCCCGGCCAGGTGGGTGTTCTCCACGCTCGTCAGCCAGAGCAGCAGCGCCGCGATCGACTCGGGGGGCTGGTGGTAGTTCAGGGGCATCGGCACGGCGGCGTCGACCATGGTCGTCCCCTCGGGGGTGGCGAGCAGCTGCGCCGTCATCGGGGTGACCACGGTGCCGGGGGCGACCGCGTTCAGCGGGATGCCGGCACCGGCCCACTCCGGAGTGATCGATGCGCGGCGCACCCAGCGCGACAGTGCGCGCTTCGACGAGGGGTAGACGAGGTAGCCGATCTCCGGTCCCTGGGCGGCGAGCTCCGCGGCGATGGCCACGGCCTTCTCCTCGTCGCCGGCGAGGGCGGCTTCCACCATCTCGGGCGAGTTGGGCTGCAGCGACGCCATCGAGGACACCACGGCAGCGCGGGGTGCGTCCGACTTCGACAGTGCCGGCAGCAGGGCGGTGAGCAGCTCGGTCACCCCGAAGAAGTTGACCGAGATGGTGGCGGGAATGGGCGCGGAGATGCCCGCGCAGGCGATCACCGCGTCGACCCGGCCCTCGGCCAGCTCGATCGCACGTCCCGCCGCGTTCTGGCGGCCGGAGGGAGTGGAGAGATCGGCCTCGATGTCGGCGTTGCGCAGATCGATGCCGATCACCTTCTCGCCGCGGGCGCGGAGCATCTCGGCGGTCGTGGCGCCGATGCCGGATGCGGAACCGGTCACGATGTATGTGCGTGTCATGGTGTTCTTCTTTCGGTTGTGGGGCCTGTGGGCCCCGGGGTCAGCCGTCCGTGGGATCCGTGACGGATGCAGAGGGGGCGATGCCGAGGGAGTCGGCGAACGCGGCGAGCTGCTGCGCGAACTGTGCGGCGGCGTCGGGGGCCCAGCCGGACATCGCGGCCGCGGCCATGGTGCGTCCCTGCGCGACGAGTCGCTCGTGCAGCTTCCTCCCCTTCGCGGACAGGGCCACGATCGTGACCCGCCCATCGCCGGGCTCCGCCGTACGAACGACGAGCCCGGACCGATCGAGCCGGGCGAGCTGCTTGCTCGCGGTCGGCCTGCTGAGGTGCAGCCGGTCGGCGAGATCGCTTGCGCGCAGCGGTCCTTCGAGCCCGAGCATGTACAGCGCCGGGATGTCGGGGGTGTCGATCTCCGCACCGGCGTCGCGAGCGATCTCGGCCTGGACCTGCGCGGACGACCACCGGGCCATGAGATGCGTGAGCGATGAGAGCACGCTCTGGGGGGCCTGGTTGCCGTCCATGCCGCCAGCTTATGCGAGATAGTTGCCTGAGGCAACTATCCGGCCGCGGCCCCGTCCCGCCCGGCCGGGTCGTGACCCGGCGATCGCCGAAGCGGGTTCGGCTGAGACCGGGATGATCGGGGCCGTGCCTGCTCCGTCCGCCGCGAGGCTTGCCGATTGGCGCCGTGGCGACGCGTGACGTAAGCTTTTCGGCGGTGACGTGTCCGAGCGGCCGAAGGTGCAACTCTCGAAAAGTTGTGTAGGGTAACCCCCTACCGTGGGTTCAAATCCCACCGTCACCGCCACTGAGAACCCCCGGTAAAACGGGGGTTTTCGCTTTTTCTGGATGGTCTGTGGTGCAGATTTGGTGCATATTCCCGTGGTCCTGCACCGAAGGGTGGCTGTCGAGGAGACTCTCACCTGTGACCGAATGGTCTTGAGCTTTCCGATTGCGTGTTGTCGTCAACACTCGGCCGGCTGATGCGACATAACAGCTAGTGCGTATGAACAGGTGTGTCATGGATCGGGGCGCGTGTGACCCGACTGGGGCCCTGCTATCAATGGAGCAGGGAAGGAGGCGTGCAATGACGTTGAGCATAGAAGAGATGCTCGCGAAGCGGCCGGTCGACGGCGAACATGTCGAAGCTCACATGCAGCGGATGCTCGCTGAGATTCGCGAGAATGAGCAGCGGGAGCGCGAGCGGCCTGGAGCCACGCAAGCTGACTAGCACTCTCACTCACGCCCGCACTGCGCCAAAGGGTGGGAGTAAGGCTCTCGTGACCGTGCAGAGGGGGTTCGGCTCTCTCTCTGAGAGCGGGCGGTAGATGCTGAGCGCGGCAAGGGGCGCTCTCGCTGAGCACTCCAACAGCGGAGTCTTCGGTAGAGGCACAACTCGCCGTCGCCTCTCGTCGCGGAGGTATCGGTTTATAGCAGCCCGGTTTCGTCCGACCGCTGCGAGCGCATCGTGCAGCACCGCGCGAGCGGCCGCTGCTCTCCGGCTCCGGCTCCGGCTACGGCTGGGAACGCGCTGACCCGCTGACGGTCTCACTCATGCATCACCAGCATCGGGGCCTCGATCGCGCGCATCCATGAGCAGCGTCTACGAGGCTCGGAACCGCGTGAATCCGGCGAATCCGACCCCATTCGAACGGAGAAGGTCGAGCCTCTGTTGGCGTGACGCAGTAGGTTCGGTCTCCATGACCCGCTCGCCTCTGACCATGCCGACCCCGCGGACGTATCCCCTGCGCGGCGGGCCGGCTCTTCGCTGGGGCATCGTCGCGCCCGGCGCCATCGCCGCGGACTTCGTGCACGCCCTGCACACGCACACGGATCAGCGGGTGGTGGCCGTCGCATCCCGATCCCCGGAACGCGCTGCGGAGTTCGCGCACAGGCACGGCATCCCCCGCAGCCACGGAGGATATGCCGCGCTCTTCGACGACCCGGCTGTCCAGGTCGTCTACGTCGCCGCGCCGCACAGCGAGCACCTGAGCCTCGGGCTCGCTGCGATCGCGGCGGGAAAGCACGTCCTGATCGAGAAACCCATCGGGTTGTCCGCCGCCGAAGCGCGGACCATCCGGGACGCCGCGCGGGCGGCGGGTGTCTTCGTCATGGAAGCGATGTGGACCCGGTTCCTCCCGCAGACCGACGTCATGGTGCAGCTTCGGGATGCGGGGGCCCTCGGTGACGTGCGACTCCTCACGGCGGACTTCGGCTTCCGGGCGCAACCGGGGGGCCGCATCTTCGACCCGGTGCTCGGCGGCGGCGCCCTGCTGGACCTCGGTGTCTACCTGGTCTGGCTGAGCCGGATGTGGCTCGGCGCCCCGGACTCGATCACGGCGAGTGGAACGCTCAGCGAGACCGGGGTGGACGATCAGAGTGCGACCGTGCTCGGATACGCGTCCGGTGCCCGGGCCGTACTCACGACGAGCCTCCTGGTGTCCTCGCCCGGCCGGGCCGGCGTTTCCGGCACGGAGGCGCACCTCGACCTCGATCCGGACTGGGTCTTCCCGAGCGGGTTCGACCTGGTCGCGGCGGGGCGGGGGGAGCGAGCCCGGTTCGCCGACCGTTCCGGCATGACCCGGCGACAGGGGATGGCGTGGCAGACGGCGGCGGTCGCGCGGCACGTCGCCGACGGGCGGACGGAATCCCCGGAGCACCCTCTCCAGGCATCGATCGAGA
The sequence above is a segment of the Microbacterium caowuchunii genome. Coding sequences within it:
- a CDS encoding ABC transporter substrate-binding protein; the protein is MTRTLGRSARRAAVPLTAALAVVSLAGCASGAESAATPGADVAQDIVFALKEDVVCLDPQQTSVTTSLNVGRQLTDSLLDQDPDTGEIVPWLAESWDVADDLTSYSFTLQDGVTFSDGTPLTSEVVAANFDAIIEMGAAASLANGYLAGYAGTEVTSDSEFTVLFAEPNVQFLQGATTMSLGLLSAETVAGAAEDRCQSLVGTGPFVLESYVPNDAVTIVKRDGYDWASELRGHQGEAYLDTVTFPIIAEASVRTGGLQSGEYDVIQDVPYIDEARFAGDDYILYAKANPGVPNSFVVNTTKGVLGDEAVRQAISKSLDRDEINVITGSVSGKAPAGVLTSSTPGYLDLGDTLAFDPEGAADLLEGAGWTLGSDGIYEKDGQKLTVTVTAFYAQDVLEAAQIQLKNAGIDLQIKMVAAGDFFGAVASGDYELLGAGLTRTDPDALRTLLSVDSAARWGIVDDPELEALLQEQAQTADVAERQKLVDQIQEIVGERAYVMPTLETVQLHGSRAGVEGITFDSAARVHLYDAMVTSD
- a CDS encoding dipeptide ABC transporter ATP-binding protein, which translates into the protein MTALLRVSDLRVDYGSGRRANPAVRGVSLEVAPGEIVAVVGESGSGKSTIAHALVRLLPGEAHIRGGSIVFDGTDLMKASTATLRRIRGGRIGFVPQDPSHSLNPLMRVGEQVAETLRRHRRLSRADAAARAVEILREVGIPDPERRASQYPHELSGGLRQRVLIGIAWACEPALVIADEPTSALDATVQRHVLDRMQALARAHGTAVLLVTHDLAVAADRADRIIVVEKGEIVEAGAARDVLSAPQNGYTRRLVAAAPGLNSERLQSRLNVVDRMQPSSPEPLVVVSGLTKTYGSSRSGGGAPAVDRAEFSIARGSTFSLVGESGSGKSTTARMVARIIGADEGSIVFDGADITTLSGEPLRQLRRRIQVVYQNPFGSLDPRMTVERLVAEPLRAFGVGTAKERSATVRELLGQVRLNADLLGRRPAQLSGGQRQRVAIARALALRPELVVLDEPVSALDVSVQEQVLRLLVELQAEFGLTYLFISHDLGVIRQISDRIAVMKDGRIVEQADAERIFADAEHPYTRELIGAIPGRLA
- a CDS encoding ABC transporter permease is translated as MSILRKPGLMLSILMLALTVVAMIVPQLIAPYDPYDSVGSMRLAPPSLEHLFGTDHLARDVFSRVVYGAQLSVTAAGLAVVGGVIVGSIVGLVCGYLGGTVDFIAMRFVDVLIAIPGILLALIVVASLGFGPFSIALGVGLGTAGSFARMMRSAVLRVRSEEYVEAARTLGARGPAILVRHVLPNAARPIVAMAALELAVAILSVSALSFLGFGAQPPAPEWGSLVSAGRDFVATAPWLSILPGVVILAVVLSVNRVSRFFGGDR
- a CDS encoding creatininase family protein, with the translated sequence MLELSRASWTDVAAHLESHPAIAVLPVGALEQHGPHLPLSTDTLQADAVARRLAERLDAVLLPALPFGNTWSNDALPGTVSISADTVTAFAADVAASLERAGYALLVIVNGDFGNRLPLQRAAEQSAARDGMPVLVLDYPGLVEIGDEVKDSPWAAPGLCHADEIETSMILAVAPELVHRDRMQPAYPELPADFGLRQMALAPLSPSGVFGDPRPATAEKGERIIDHVVVQSELIVRRVLAALHPAS
- a CDS encoding metal-dependent hydrolase family protein, which codes for MSSSAQRLAGITVWDGESDRGASAIAWDGDRITELGPAEQTHSEFSVIPGLIDTHVHLDSSAVPGSGDWMTWPLITPVSERALHVVAHARRAAAAGVTTLRDLSGSEAQLSAARAFDAGLIPGPRVLVNGAVGMTAGHGDLFTPPHYPHRGPVADSPDECRKLVREWARSGADGIKIFTSGGVLSIGDKVGWRNQTNAEIAATVDEAHALGMLVAAHSHSAEGIDIALEFGVDSIEHGTGIQERHLEILLERNIPVAPTLLINDAIADRRIPVSDDAAEKGRAVVTERDANFVGAAAAGVRFVLGTDANGVFVRFGDQLEEVRLMKRSFGWTSERALRSATSDAADAIRLTGKVGRLTPGHGADLVVVRGRPWEDIDQLTAENIVAVVARGQVIAGALPV
- a CDS encoding L-lactate dehydrogenase — encoded protein: MTAIENSKLTVVGAGSVGSSVAYAALIRGSARHVALYDIATTKVEAEVLDLAHGTQFTGSSDIIGGSDVSVAEGSHVVVITAGAKQNPGQSRIELAGVNAGILKTMMPQLLEVAPNAIYVIVTNPCDVLTVLAQEATGLPPERIFASGTVLDTSRLRWQLARRAGVSSSSVHAYIVGEHGDTEFPLWSAATIGTVPILDWETPGQPPMTTEELDDIAVNVRDAAYKVIQGKGATNYAIGLSSARIVEAVLHDEHAVLPVSTVLHDYHGIDGVALSVPSIVSASGAVPVAGTSFSEQEFDQLRHSADHLRQVVDTLRS
- a CDS encoding ABC transporter permease, which produces MSTQRVDPARTRSTLMSVARFLLPKIAQCIFVVWATYTVAFLLIHALPGDPVLAALSLKGGDATSTDPAQLEALRARYGMSGPLWEQYISNFLALFRGDLGTSIATGQPVTDMVGRAFPLTAAVAVFALVVGFVSALAFTVWAYVARPAWVRNVVTQIPPLGIAIPAFLSGIVLISVFAFGLGWFPASGTNGFVSVVLPGITLALPTGAIFFQVFSAAVFDAGASPFVFTANAKGLAQRTVVVRHVLRNALLPSITIIGLQIGYLAGGTAVVETVFSRDGIGRLTVDAVLARDVNVVMGVVIVVATVYAVVTLIVDALYGVIDPRTRTRLTGRKAVSA